One Tepidanaerobacter syntrophicus DNA segment encodes these proteins:
- a CDS encoding SHOCT domain-containing protein, which produces MIEAANHLPYNPQETNYSKITQEEIQREVDYWRAYKILQKMLKAGLISEEEFNKIDKLNRKTFSPMYAQLMA; this is translated from the coding sequence ATGATAGAGGCGGCTAATCATTTACCATATAACCCGCAGGAAACGAACTATTCAAAGATAACACAGGAGGAAATTCAAAGAGAGGTTGATTACTGGCGGGCATATAAAATCCTGCAAAAGATGCTTAAGGCGGGACTGATTTCAGAAGAAGAATTCAACAAAATCGACAAGTTGAACCGCAAAACTTTCTCGCCGATGTATGCACAGCTTATGGCCTAA
- a CDS encoding N-acetylmuramoyl-L-alanine amidase produces the protein MKLFTKYMTRNDCYTAGRKITPKGIMVHSTAVPGVMAAEWFSRWNKSYKAGEINRQVCVHAFVDDKEVWQYLPWDHRGWHAGGAANNTHIGFEICEPAGFSYKSGAVMVGYDAAKQEDYFRKAWQNAVELCVMLCREYGLDENDIICHSEGYKLGIASNHADVMHWFPKHGESMDTFRKAVKKVLENNTDNNTDIGIGDIVEFKVSVKNYYPGSVEVPTWVKNDYYHRVTQTLYKGKPVIKGGKECVLLGKKVKKSGGQEIAGINTWVAKENLVIVNSIPDNKGNRTYTVQKGDTLWRIAEKELGRGTRYPEIKKLNGLTSDTIYPGQVLKLPE, from the coding sequence ATGAAGCTTTTTACTAAATACATGACGCGAAACGATTGCTATACAGCTGGTCGAAAAATCACGCCTAAAGGAATCATGGTACATTCGACAGCTGTGCCGGGTGTAATGGCGGCTGAGTGGTTTTCCCGTTGGAACAAATCTTACAAAGCCGGTGAAATAAACAGGCAGGTATGTGTTCACGCTTTTGTAGACGATAAAGAGGTTTGGCAATACTTGCCTTGGGATCATCGCGGGTGGCATGCGGGAGGAGCAGCCAACAATACCCATATTGGCTTTGAAATCTGTGAGCCTGCTGGGTTTTCGTATAAATCCGGGGCGGTGATGGTGGGTTATGATGCAGCAAAGCAGGAAGATTATTTCCGCAAAGCATGGCAGAATGCTGTTGAACTCTGCGTTATGCTCTGCAGAGAGTACGGTCTTGATGAGAATGATATCATCTGCCACTCCGAAGGATATAAGCTCGGTATTGCCAGCAATCATGCTGATGTGATGCATTGGTTCCCAAAGCATGGGGAGAGTATGGACACCTTCCGCAAAGCAGTGAAAAAAGTACTGGAGAACAACACAGATAACAATACGGATATTGGAATTGGCGATATAGTGGAGTTTAAGGTCAGTGTAAAGAATTACTACCCCGGCAGTGTGGAAGTTCCAACGTGGGTCAAAAATGACTATTACCACAGGGTCACACAGACTTTATACAAAGGCAAGCCGGTCATAAAAGGCGGCAAAGAATGTGTTTTGCTTGGCAAAAAGGTTAAGAAATCCGGCGGTCAAGAGATTGCAGGCATAAACACTTGGGTAGCAAAAGAAAACCTTGTAATTGTAAACAGCATTCCTGATAACAAGGGCAATAGAACCTATACAGTGCAAAAAGGCGATACCTTATGGAGAATAGCGGAAAAAGAACTCGGTAGAGGAACAAGATATCCGGAGATTAAGAAACTCAATGGTCTGACTTCAGATACTATTTACCCCGGACAAGTTCTGAAATTGCCGGAATAA
- a CDS encoding phage holin family protein, with translation MKTVWNWVQAVFTAIGGFLGWFLGGLDGFLYALIAFVAIDYVTGVMCAVVDRKLSSEVGAKGIFKKVLIFVLVGVGHIIDSQVLGNGGAIRTAVIFFYLSNEGVSILENAAHIGLPIPEKLKNALEQLHGRSNEEDEKK, from the coding sequence ATGAAAACAGTATGGAACTGGGTACAGGCGGTTTTTACTGCTATTGGCGGATTTCTTGGCTGGTTTCTTGGAGGGCTGGATGGATTTTTATATGCACTCATCGCTTTTGTAGCCATTGACTATGTGACCGGAGTGATGTGTGCCGTTGTAGACAGAAAGCTTTCGAGTGAAGTCGGGGCCAAGGGCATCTTTAAGAAAGTGCTTATTTTTGTACTTGTAGGAGTAGGACACATCATCGACAGCCAGGTGCTCGGCAATGGCGGGGCAATTCGGACAGCAGTGATTTTCTTTTACCTAAGTAATGAAGGAGTTTCAATTCTTGAGAATGCAGCACATATAGGACTGCCCATTCCTGAAAAGCTGAAGAACGCATTGGAACAACTGCATGGCCGCTCAAATGAGGAGGATGAAAAGAAATGA